A genome region from Hevea brasiliensis isolate MT/VB/25A 57/8 chromosome 9, ASM3005281v1, whole genome shotgun sequence includes the following:
- the LOC110653379 gene encoding uncharacterized protein LOC110653379 — protein sequence MALAESSNLLSYSSTTMLEDEDDHDTDDGYDNDHQSHPHNLSRLSVCTSSMYTIEDDDCQDCDRMRMFVSRLSFESFDADEELSNDEEGIGMLDLSSDSDEETGCYSLPATPPRHRNRGGRVNKLLVGVKEYASENEAQKGEMRNNLRTRRRRVVREKLVDGDDKSKKKDEESMAVGMGNYHWYCNSFSGESEGGGLVVITRPKGGRRSLCMDMEEVKACRDLGFELEHERMLEMPGRVSLSGSTLDTSSGGNSPIANWRISSPGDDPREVKARLKVWAQAVALASASRHCGI from the exons ATGGCGTTAGCTGAGAGCTCGAACTTGCTTTCTTATTCCTCTACTACCATGCTTGAAGACGAGGATGATCATGATACTGATGATGGGTATGATAATGATCATCAATCTCATCCCCATAATTTGTCTAGGTTGTCTGTCTGTACCAGTTCTATGTATACTATTGAAGATGATGATTGTCAAGATTGCGATCGTATGAGGATGTTCGTGTCAAGATTGTCCTTTGAAAGCTTCGATGCAGATGAGGAACTTTCCAATGACGAAGAAGGGATTGGCATGCTTGACCTCTCCTCGGATTCGGATGAGGAAACCGGTTGCTACTCGCTTCCAGCTACACCCCCTCGCCATAGAAATCGCGGAGGGCGGGTAAATAAGCTGCTTGTGGGTGTCAAGGAGTATGCCAGTGAAAATGAAGCTCAAAAGGGTGAGATGAGAAATAATCTGAGGACGAGGAGAAGAAGGGTTGTAAGAGAAAAATTGGTTGATGGTGATGATAAGAGTAAAAAGAAGGATGAGGAGAGTATGGCTGTGGGAATGGGTAATTACCATTGGTACTGTAATAGTTTTAGTGGGGAGAGTGAAGGCGGAGGGCTGGTGGTGATAACGAGGCCAAAGGGAGGGAGGAGGTCATTGTGCATGGACATGGAGGAAGTGAAGGCTTGCAGAGATCTTGGTTTTGAGTTGGAGCATGAGCGCATGCTGGAAATGCCTGGTCGTGTGTCTCTGTCAGGATCTACCCTCGATACAAGCAGCGGTGGCAATTCGCCTATCGCCAACTGGCGGATTTCTAGCCCTG GTGATGATCCACGAGAAGTGAAGGCCCGCCTAAAGGTATGGGCACAAGCAGTGGCGCTTGCGTCTGCGTCTCGACACTGCGGCATCTGA
- the LOC110653377 gene encoding pectin acetylesterase 12 codes for MKQREGRVAAYLYAFSVIGMVLGGSLDVFEDFKTLSLLDSDAVSPSSPAAKPLMVDLTLIQGADSKGAVCLDGTLPGYHLHRGSGSGQNSWLIQLEGGGWCDTIRNCVYRKTTRRGSSKFMEKQIPFSGILSNKAEENPDFFNWNRVKLRYCDGASFSGDSKNEAAQLNFRGQRIWSAAMEKLMAEGMQNATQALLSGCSAGGLASIIHCDEFRNLFPQSTKVKCLSDAGLFLDVIDVSGNRTLWKMYEGVVSLQEVQKNLASTCTSHLDPTSCFFPQNLIANIRTPLFILNAAYDAWQLQASIAPKSADPQGSWNECKQNNAECTSVQIQILQGFRNQMLEAINVFSMSTQNGLFINSCFAHCQSETQDTWFADDSPLLNNKRIAQSVGDWYFDRVDVKAIDCAYPCDNTCHNLVFNDFTSTMPFSQSSRLTFTTLNLLSSILMSLTCSKSTMGFQFDQ; via the exons ATGAAGCAGAGGGAGGGGAGAGTGGCGGCCTATTTGTACGCTTTTAGTGTTATTGGGATGGTTTTGGGCGGATCTCTGGATGTTTTTGAAGATTTCAAAACCCTTTCTCTTCTGGATAGTGATGCGGTTTCCCCTTCTTCACCTGCTGCCAAACCTCTTATGGTCGACCTCACTCTTATTCAGGGAGCCGACTCCAAAGGAGCTG TCTGCTTGGATGGAACACTACCTGGTTACCACTTGCATCGTGGGTCTGGATCAGGTCAAAACAGCTGGCTCATTCAATTGGAG GGAGGTGGGTGGTGCGATACCATCAGGAATTGTGTTTACCGGAAAACTACCCGCCGTGGTTCATCAAAATTTATGGAAAAGCAAATACCATTCTCTGGGATTTTAAGCAATAAAGCAGAAGAAAATCCTG ATTTCTTTAACTGGAACAGGGTCAAGCTAAGATACTGTGATGGGGCATCTTTCAGTGGGGACAGTAAGAATGAG GCTGCTCAGCTTAATTTTCGAGGGCAACGTATATGGTCTGCTGCTATGGAGAAACTAATGGCTGAAGGAATGCAAAATGCCACTCag GCTCTTCTTTCAGGATGCTCTGCTGGAGGACTGGCATCCATAATACACTGTGATGAGTTCAGGAACTTATTTCCACAATCAACAAAAGTGAAATGCTTAAGTGATGCTGGACTGTTTCTTGACGT AATTGATGTGTCTGGTAACCGCACACTATGGAAGATGTATGAAGGTGTAGTGAGTTTGCAG GAAGTGCAAAAGAATCTGGCAAGTACTTGCACCAGCCACCTGGATCCAACTTCG TGCTTCTTCCCCCAGAATTTGATTGCAAATATTAGGACTCCATTATTTATTCTCAATGCAGCCTATGATGCATGGCAG CTCCAAGCTAGTATAGCTCCAAAATCAGCTGATCCTCAGGGTTCTTGGAATGAATGCAAGCAAAATAATGCAGAATGTACTTCAGTGCAGATCCAGATTTTGCAAG GCTTCAGGAATCAAATGCTGGAAGCCATAAATGTCTTCTCAATGTCAACTCAAAATGGGTTATTCATAAATTCTTGCTTTGCTCATTGCCAATCTGAGACACAAGATACATGGTTTGCTGATGATTCTCCCCTCCTCAATAACAAG AGGATTGCTCAATCTGTTGGAGACTGGTATTTTGATCGAGTTGATGTTAAAGCTATTGACTGTGCATACCCCTGTGACAACACTTGCCATAATCTAGTTTTCAA TGATTTTACTTCAACTATGCCATTCTCCCAGTCCTCAAGATTAACCTTTACCACGCTAAATCTGCTCAGTTCCATCTTGATGTCATTAACATGTTCCAAAAGCACCATGGGGTTTCAGTTTGATCAATGA
- the LOC110653378 gene encoding transcription factor MYB61 — protein MGRHSCCYKQKLRKGLWSPEEDEKLLRHITKYGHGCWSSVPKQAGLQRCGKSCRLRWINYLRPDLKRGTFSQQEENLIIELHAVLGNRWSQIAAQLPGRTDNEIKNLWNSCLKKKLRQRGIDPVTHKPLSEVENNGQDRNPTANKGQEKGSGVSSELNLLEASNSKPGPNLQEKKQSPVSAQAYQLEGEGSSNSKNMSSNPNNHGKNSNLMTPISNKDFFLERFATSRHEGSTSNCQPSDLVGHFPLQQLNYASNARLTTNSIPSPWFTQTSKSLDVNSEFSSSSIPTILPPTTSSFLSTSMAFKPSVSVPSDDPSLASFPISSSRFWEAGAPSNNSNSSTGSSGNAELQSNSSFFESTIFSWGLGDCSSTEKDGQSQLIGSQQVDVKWPEYLHNPLIMAAALQNQSPQSLYNEIKSETHLLSQNSRSVWPQNQQQQEPFQNSDICPKDIQRLTAAYGHI, from the exons ATGGGGAGGCACTCTTGCTGCTACAAGCAGAAGTTAAGGAAAGGCCTGTGGTCACCTGAGGAAGATGAGAAACTTCTCAGGCATATTACTAAGTATGGCCACGGTTGTTGGAGCTCTGTTCCCAAGCAAGCTG GTTTGCAAAGGTGTGGAAAGAGCTGCAGATTGAGGTGGATTAATTACTTGAGGCCTGATTTGAAGAGAGGCACATTCTCCCAACAGGAAGAGAACCTCATAATTGAACTTCATGCAGTTCTGGGCAACAG GTGGTCTCAGATTGCAGCACAGTTGCCGGGAAGGACCGACAATGAAATAAAAAATCTCTGGAACTCTTGCTTAAAGAAGAAACTTAGGCAGAGGGGCATTGACCCTGTTACCCACAAACCACTTTCCGAGGTTGAAAACAATGGACAAGACAGGAATCCAACTGCCAACAAGGGCCAAGAAAAGGGCTCTGGAGTATCCAGTGAATTGAACCTCCTCGAAGCCAGTAATTCTAAGCCAGGGccaaatttacaagaaaagaaACAATCTCCTGTTTCTGCGCAAGCCTACCAATTGGAGGGGGAAGGTTCTTCCAACTCCAAAAATATGAGCAGCAACCCCAACAACCATGGTAAAAACAGTAATTTGATGACACCCATAAGCAACAAGGACTTTTTCTTGGAAAGGTTCGCAACCTCCCGCCATGAAGGATCCACAAGCAACTGCCAACCTTCGGATTTGGTGGGGCATTTCCCTCTTCAGCAATTGAATTATGCGTCTAATGCCAGGCTCACAACCAACTCAATCCCCTCCCCCTGGTTTACACAAACCAGCAAATCTTTGGATGTTAACTCCGAATTCTCTTCCAGTTCAATACCCACCATCCTTCCACCTACAACAAGTTCATTTCTTTCTACATCGATGGCTTTCAAGCCCTCCGTTAGTGTTCCCTCCGACGACCCTTCATTGGCGTCTTTCCCAATCAGCAGTTCACGGTTTTGGGAAGCCGGTGCCCCGAGCAACAATAGTAACAGCAGCACTGGAAGCAGCGGCAACGCCGAACTGCAAAGCAACAGCTCTTTCTTTGAGAGCACCATCTTTTCTTGGGGATTGGGGGACTGTAGCTCAACGGAGAAAGATGGTCAAAGCCAGCTGATAGGAAGCCAACAAGTGGACGTGAAATGGCCAGAATATCTTCATAATCCATTGATAATGGCTGCAGCTTTACAAAATCAAAGTCCACAATCTTTATACAATGAGATAAAATCAGAAACGCATCTCCTATCCCAAAATTCAAGGTCTGTGTGGCCTCAAAACCAGCAGCAACAAGAACCTTTCCAAAATTCTGATATATGCCCTAAAGATATCCAAAGACTTACAGCAGCCTATGGACATATTTAG